The following proteins are co-located in the Candidatus Equadaptatus faecalis genome:
- the kdsB gene encoding 3-deoxy-manno-octulosonate cytidylyltransferase — protein MPKFLGIIPARYASSRLPGKPLADINGKTMLEHVYRRALISDVFFRIIIATDDKRIYEAAEKFGAEAAMTREDHPNGTSRAAEIASAIDTDYVINIQGDEPMLDPRLLRELADGIAADESADSATACMEITDEEDINNPNIVKVARALNGRALYFSRSPLPYRREATGCKIYEHIGIYAYKKDFLMKLITLPDTPLQQTESLEQLKILEHGYSMAVIPTKYPSEGPNINTPEDLELVRKILAGK, from the coding sequence ACCTCTGGCGGACATAAACGGAAAAACGATGCTTGAACATGTGTACCGCCGTGCCCTGATATCAGACGTTTTCTTTCGTATAATAATTGCCACCGACGACAAACGCATATACGAAGCGGCTGAAAAATTCGGTGCGGAAGCCGCAATGACGCGCGAAGACCATCCGAACGGCACCAGCCGCGCGGCGGAAATAGCCTCGGCGATAGACACCGACTACGTAATCAACATTCAGGGAGACGAACCTATGCTTGACCCCCGTCTTCTTCGCGAGCTTGCCGACGGCATAGCTGCTGACGAAAGCGCAGACTCTGCTACTGCCTGCATGGAAATTACGGACGAAGAAGACATAAACAACCCGAACATCGTAAAGGTTGCCCGTGCGCTCAACGGCAGGGCGCTCTACTTCAGCCGCTCGCCGCTGCCCTACAGGCGCGAAGCAACAGGCTGCAAAATATACGAACACATAGGAATCTACGCCTACAAGAAAGACTTTCTGATGAAACTCATAACGCTGCCCGACACACCTCTGCAGCAGACGGAAAGCCTTGAACAGCTCAAAATACTTGAACACGGTTACTCTATGGCTGTAATACCTACCAAATACCCGTCTGAAGGTCCCAACATCAACACCCCGGAAGACCTTGAGCTTGTAAGGAAAATACTTGCAGGCAAATAA
- a CDS encoding mitochondrial fission ELM1 family protein, translating to MQFPGLFSLIILLTDDNPAHTEQSLAVACSLSDITGAEIASFSVPKLKGLRRFIAGKRKVQLLTGRREETLSWLNYAKGGTLLHSVSALFKQRKIKDNSSKTIIISAGSETAAYNLAVASAWNVACSVIGNPEGVGTKPFEFVIIPEYEKQPAEPNILKIVTPPNNIGGKELDEKAKALLEKRKADGSRIWPLLVGGSGADNSMDPEKLRLLAAKLACRAEACGMQIYAGTSSRTDRKCLAVLQKLAEQNEAVHCLLPEEYGEDLHYALMGITDTVFCTEDLFGEISEAVTAGRKVVLLRTACAKGLKQKISRLTGRLVENGALQRFRAHGTARNNLVYDRFKRHGKLQEFENWLLYCGTKETPSSGLDGETSVWRNFNEARRAAKWIAESLAE from the coding sequence ATGCAGTTTCCGGGACTTTTCAGTCTCATAATACTGCTGACCGACGACAACCCTGCCCATACGGAGCAGAGTCTTGCCGTTGCCTGCAGCCTCTCAGACATCACCGGCGCTGAAATAGCGAGCTTCAGCGTACCAAAGCTCAAGGGACTGCGCCGTTTTATTGCAGGTAAACGCAAGGTGCAGCTGCTTACCGGACGCAGGGAAGAAACGCTCTCATGGCTGAACTATGCAAAAGGGGGAACGCTGCTGCATTCGGTATCGGCGCTGTTTAAGCAGAGGAAAATAAAAGACAACTCGTCAAAAACAATCATTATCTCTGCCGGCAGTGAAACAGCGGCATACAACCTTGCCGTAGCGTCTGCGTGGAACGTCGCATGCTCAGTAATAGGAAATCCTGAAGGCGTAGGAACGAAGCCATTTGAATTCGTGATAATTCCGGAATACGAAAAACAGCCGGCAGAACCCAATATACTGAAAATTGTCACGCCTCCCAACAACATCGGCGGGAAAGAACTTGACGAAAAAGCGAAGGCGCTGCTTGAAAAACGCAAGGCTGACGGCAGCAGAATATGGCCTCTGCTTGTAGGCGGAAGCGGAGCAGACAACAGCATGGATCCTGAAAAGCTGAGGCTTTTGGCTGCAAAACTTGCCTGCAGGGCGGAAGCCTGCGGCATGCAGATATATGCGGGAACCTCTTCACGCACGGACAGGAAATGTCTCGCTGTCCTGCAGAAACTGGCAGAGCAGAACGAAGCCGTGCATTGTCTTTTGCCGGAGGAATACGGCGAAGACCTGCATTATGCCCTTATGGGAATAACTGACACGGTTTTCTGCACGGAAGACCTCTTCGGCGAAATATCGGAAGCTGTCACCGCAGGCAGAAAAGTTGTGCTTCTGCGTACTGCCTGCGCGAAGGGATTGAAACAGAAAATCAGCCGCCTGACAGGCAGACTTGTAGAAAACGGTGCTCTGCAGCGCTTCCGGGCACACGGAACTGCAAGAAACAACCTGGTCTACGACAGATTCAAGCGGCACGGCAAACTTCAGGAATTTGAAAACTGGCTGCTTTACTGCGGCACAAAAGAAACACCCTCATCCGGCCTTGACGGGGAAACCTCCGTATGGAGAAACTTCAATGAAGCGCGGCGCGCGGCAAAATGGATTGCAGAAAGCCTGGCTGAATAA
- a CDS encoding sulfurtransferase, producing the protein MKKIITALLTASLIVTCAASVGFAVQKTSAKTSTKTVAKKTVAKKTAAKTAAKPAQKTKQLPQTQCKILPGHTETADTLLVTAEWLKNNLNNVILIDCRFASLYQASHIPGAVSAPWTYFVNTTAPNGSEEYGTILPAEQLAKKIGALGINGNRQVVCYSDTGDWGQGAWTVAVLRIAGITNAKMLDGGIYVWKNAKYPLTNKPSKNKAVPFAIQQSVKDEYVILTDGVQELMGKPTTVIADVRTLPEYEGKIAPFKEKRKGHLPGAIHLPMDNFVDIASGRFKTADEIKAELEAKGITKDTDLVLYDTCGVRAGFAAMACRMAGFGKAKFYDNGFQAWAGNNMMPIEVTEQQ; encoded by the coding sequence ATGAAGAAAATTATAACGGCATTATTAACGGCATCTCTCATAGTCACTTGTGCAGCTTCAGTCGGTTTTGCGGTGCAGAAAACGTCTGCAAAGACAAGCACGAAAACAGTTGCGAAAAAGACGGTTGCGAAAAAGACAGCTGCAAAAACAGCAGCGAAACCTGCTCAGAAAACAAAGCAGCTCCCTCAGACACAGTGTAAAATATTGCCGGGGCATACTGAAACTGCCGACACACTGCTTGTAACTGCCGAATGGCTCAAAAATAATCTTAACAACGTTATCCTTATTGACTGCCGCTTTGCAAGTCTCTATCAGGCAAGCCACATCCCCGGAGCAGTCAGCGCACCGTGGACGTACTTTGTGAACACCACCGCGCCCAACGGAAGCGAAGAATACGGAACAATCCTTCCCGCAGAACAGCTTGCCAAGAAAATCGGCGCTCTCGGCATCAACGGAAACCGTCAGGTTGTATGCTACAGCGACACAGGCGACTGGGGGCAGGGAGCCTGGACTGTCGCGGTTCTCCGCATAGCCGGCATAACCAACGCCAAAATGCTTGACGGCGGAATCTACGTATGGAAAAATGCAAAATATCCGCTCACGAACAAACCGTCGAAGAACAAAGCGGTGCCGTTTGCCATACAGCAGTCTGTCAAAGACGAATACGTTATCCTTACCGACGGAGTGCAGGAACTGATGGGAAAACCGACAACAGTTATAGCCGACGTTCGCACGCTCCCCGAATATGAAGGGAAAATCGCGCCGTTCAAAGAAAAACGCAAAGGACATCTTCCGGGAGCAATCCACCTTCCGATGGACAACTTCGTGGACATAGCGAGCGGACGCTTTAAAACAGCGGACGAAATCAAAGCGGAACTTGAAGCAAAAGGCATAACGAAAGACACAGACCTTGTACTTTACGACACCTGCGGAGTACGTGCCGGTTTTGCCGCAATGGCGTGCAGAATGGCAGGCTTCGGCAAGGCAAAATTCTACGATAACGGCTTCCAGGCATGGGCAGGAAACAACATGATGCCGATAGAAGTCACGGAACAGCAGTAA
- a CDS encoding DUF3795 domain-containing protein: protein MMDLSISGCCGTDCEACEARRATLQKDAAALAKLAVAEENAGGGSFVLPSKLKCTGCLEPGVKSIRCQQCRIRMCAQENRIPHCGFCENFPCELTGDAWEAIPEYKHNLEQLKSR, encoded by the coding sequence GTGATGGATTTGTCAATTTCAGGCTGCTGCGGAACAGACTGCGAGGCGTGCGAAGCAAGAAGAGCGACGCTTCAGAAAGACGCCGCCGCTCTGGCAAAGCTTGCCGTTGCGGAAGAAAACGCCGGAGGAGGTTCCTTTGTCCTGCCGTCGAAGCTCAAATGCACAGGCTGCCTTGAGCCCGGCGTAAAAAGCATACGCTGCCAGCAGTGCAGAATCCGCATGTGTGCACAGGAAAACCGCATACCGCACTGCGGCTTCTGCGAAAACTTTCCCTGCGAACTCACAGGCGACGCGTGGGAAGCAATACCTGAATACAAACACAACCTCGAACAGCTAAAAAGCAGATAA
- a CDS encoding sulfide/dihydroorotate dehydrogenase-like FAD/NAD-binding protein → MFKILSKEKLAPKEYSFWIDAPRIASHAKPGQFVSVRASETGERIPLTIADFDAEKGRIRLIFQVVGKSTALMSQLEAGDEIKDVAGPLGKASETDKFGTVLLIGGGIGIAAIYPILRRLKQLGSRVTAILGARTAELVILQEECKKYCDELIITTDDGSLGEKGLVTDAMKRLAQRGEKPDRCWCVGPSVMMKFCQKTAKELGWPIWVSLNPLMLDGTGMCGCCRVTIDGEIKFACVDGPEFDGHKVDWTEFMNRLAQYRDEEKISMEKYEAETGEKSWL, encoded by the coding sequence GTGTTTAAAATTCTGAGCAAAGAAAAACTTGCCCCCAAAGAATACAGCTTTTGGATAGACGCGCCGCGCATCGCCTCGCACGCGAAGCCGGGGCAGTTTGTCTCCGTGCGCGCTTCGGAAACAGGCGAACGCATACCGCTTACGATAGCCGACTTCGATGCGGAAAAAGGGCGCATACGCCTTATATTTCAGGTGGTGGGAAAAAGCACGGCTCTCATGTCGCAGCTTGAAGCCGGAGACGAAATAAAAGACGTTGCAGGGCCTCTCGGCAAAGCCAGCGAAACAGACAAATTCGGCACGGTGCTTCTCATAGGCGGCGGCATAGGAATAGCCGCGATATACCCGATACTCCGCAGACTGAAACAGCTCGGCAGCAGGGTAACAGCAATACTCGGCGCCCGCACGGCGGAGCTTGTCATACTGCAGGAAGAATGCAAAAAATACTGCGACGAGCTGATAATCACAACCGACGACGGTAGCCTTGGCGAAAAAGGGCTTGTCACCGACGCGATGAAACGCCTTGCACAGCGCGGAGAAAAGCCTGACCGCTGCTGGTGTGTTGGTCCTTCCGTAATGATGAAATTCTGCCAGAAAACGGCTAAGGAACTCGGCTGGCCGATATGGGTGTCGCTCAACCCCCTCATGCTTGACGGCACAGGAATGTGCGGCTGCTGCAGGGTAACGATAGACGGCGAAATCAAATTTGCCTGCGTGGACGGCCCCGAATTTGACGGGCACAAGGTTGACTGGACAGAATTTATGAACCGTCTTGCGCAGTACAGGGACGAAGAAAAAATCTCCATGGAAAAATACGAAGCGGAAACGGGTGAAAAATCATGGCTGTAA